One window of the Eucalyptus grandis isolate ANBG69807.140 chromosome 6, ASM1654582v1, whole genome shotgun sequence genome contains the following:
- the LOC104414136 gene encoding beta-1,4-mannosyl-glycoprotein 4-beta-N-acetylglucosaminyltransferase: MWWMMSETGGHYCSKKTDDICGDVCGQDSDRALSLSRLRCMLRGLDLKTLLLLLILIPTFILGIYIHGQKISYFLRPLWESPPKPFHEIPHYYHENVSMENLCKLHGWGIREFPRRVYDAVLFSNELDLLTIRWQELYPYITQFVLLESNSTFTGFPKPLVFAANKDQFKFVEPRLTYGNIAGRFKKGENPFVEEAYQRIMLDRLLKLAGITDDDLLIMSDVDEIPSRHTINLLRWCDEIPPVLHLQLKNYLYSFEFLVDNNSWRASVHRYKSGKTTYAHYRQTDDLLADAGWHCSFCFRRISEFIFKMKAYSHFDRVRFPHFLNPKRVQRVICKGADLFDMLPEEHTFKEIIGKMGPVPHSFSAVHLPSYLLENAEKYKFLLPGNCMRESG; the protein is encoded by the exons ATGTGGTGGATGATGAGCGAGACCGGCGGGCATTACTGCTCCAAGAAGACCGATGATATCTGCGGCGATGTCTGCGGCCAG GACTCGGATCGAGCTTTGAGCTTGTCTAGACTGCGGTGCATGCTGCGTGGCTTGGATTTGAAGACGCTTTTGCTGCTGTTGATTCTTATCCCGACGTTTATTCTCGGCATCTATATACATGGGCAGAAGATTTCGTACTTCCTGCGGCCATTATGGGAGTCGCCACCCAAACCGTTCCACGAAATCCCGCATTACTACCATGAGAACGTGTCCATGGAGAACCTCTGCAAGCTCCACGGTTGGGGGATCCGGGAGTTCCCCAGACGTGTCTACGATGCTGTGTTGTTCAGCAATGAGCTGGACCTCCTCACTATCAGGTGGCAAGAGCTGTACCCTTATATAACACAGTTTGTTCTCCTCGAATCGAATTCGACCTTCACTGGATTCCCAAAACCTCTGGTTTTTGCTGCCAACAAAGATCAGTTCAAATTTGTGGAGCCTCGATTGACTTACGGTAATATTGCGGGGAGATTTAAGAAGGGGGAGAACCCATTTGTCGAGGAAGCTTATCAAAGAATAATGTTGGATCGGCTCCTTAAGCTTGCTGGCATAACTGATGATGATTTGTTGATAATGTCGGACGTGGATGAGATTCCGAGCAGACACACTATCAATCTCTTGCGGTGGTGCGATGAAATCCCACCTGTTCTGCATCTTCAgcttaagaattatctctactCGTTCGAATTCCTTGTTGATAATAATAGCTGGAGAGCATCGGTGCATAGGTATAAATCTGGCAAGACGACGTATGCGCACTATCGTCAGACGGATGACCTCTTGGCAGATGCTGGGTGGCATTGCAGCTTTTGCTTCCGCCGCATCAGCGAGTTCATATTCAAGATGAAGGCCTATAGTCACTTCGATCGGGTGAGGTTCCCCCACTTTTTGAACCCAAAGAGAGTTCAGAGAGTGATATGCAAGGGGGCTGATCTTTTCGATATGCTTCCAGAGGAGCACACGTTCAAGGAGATCATTGGGAAGATGGGACCTGTTCCACATTCCTTCTCGGCTGTTCACCTTCCTTCATATCTCCTGGAAAATGCTGAGAAGTACAAATTTCTTTTACCGGGAAATTGCATGAGAGAAAGTGGCTGA
- the LOC104414135 gene encoding thylakoid lumenal 19 kDa protein, chloroplastic: MAPAATAFNSVLLAAYVVVVALLSVPAATRVSAQGLEMAPSPGDLAGHRISSLFGRHNWRRALDKRKIIIFHCRDPHIHQSFSTTRRPPPWQLHSHHRPSSPPPPPANRPKPSHRRHQNSHLSPPQQTPLPWLGRRSCRHSPCGGHRARHRAAFLAESPPATYRVYYGTAASAANYGGYGGNASKQDTAEYVYDVPDGWKERLVSKVEKGTNGTDSEFCNPKKRTEKEYLTFLAGFRQLAPKDAVLNNLALSDVELQDLIASADNISSVEKKDEKGQLYYVYEIDGVGAHSLISVTCANNKLYAHFVNAPAPEWNRDQETLRHIHESFKTVGS, from the exons ATGGCACCAGCGGCCACCGCATTCAATTCGGTTCTCTTGGCCGCTTATGTCGTTGTGGTTGCTCTTCTTTCTGTGCCCGCGGCAACCCGCGTTTCGGCTCAAGGTTTAGAAATGGCGCCGTCCCCTGGCGATCTTGCTGGACACCGGATCAGCTCCCTCTTTGG ACGTCACAATTGGCGAAGAGCATTGGATAAGAGAAAAATCATCATCTTCCATTGCAGAGACCCTCACATCCACCAATCCTTCTCCACCACCAGAAGACCGCCACCATGGCAACTTCACTCTCACCATCGACCATCCtctcctccaccgccgccggcAAATCGGCCCAAGCCCTCTCACCGTCGCCACCAAAACTCACATCTCAGCCCACCCCAACAAACACCCCTCCCCTGGCTCGGCCGCCGGTCTTGCCGCCACAGCCCTTGCGGCGGCCACCGTGCTCGCCACCGTGCCGCCTTCCTAGCCGAATCGCCACCAGCGACCTACCGTGTCTACTACGGCACAGCAGCCAGTGCTGCCAACTACGGGGGCTATGGTGGCAATGCCAGCAAGCAGGACACGGCCGAGTACGTGTACGACGTGCCCGACGGTTGGAAAGAGCGGCTGGTCTCGAAAGTGGAGAAGGGCACCAACGGGACGGACAGCGAGTTTTGCAACCCCAAGAAGAGGACGGAGAAGGAGTACCTGACTTTCCTTGCCGGGTTTAGGCAGTTGGCTCCCAAAGACGCCGTCTTGAACAATTTGGCTCTGTCCGACGTGGAGTTGCAGGACCTCATCGCCAGTGCTGACAACATATCATCGGTGGAGAAGAAGGATGAGAAGGGGCAGCTGTATTACGTGTACGAGATCGATGGGGTTGGTGCTCACAGCTTAATCTCTGTAACCTGTGCCAATAATAAGCTCTACGCCCACTTCGTGAATGCGCCCGCTCCTGAGTGGAATCGGGACCAGGAGACCTTGAGGCACATTCACGAGTCCTTCAAAACCGTCGGATCGTAG
- the LOC104414134 gene encoding transcription initiation factor TFIID subunit 9: MAEKDNDLPRDARVVKSLLKSMGVEEYEPRVIHQFLELWNRYVVDVLTDAQVYSEHAGKAAIDCDDVKLAVQSKVNFTFSQPPPREVLLELARSRNKIPLPKTISGLGIPLPPEQDTLISPNYQLAIPRRQSAQAMEEAEEDERSDANPSQEQKTDVPHSTPQRVSFPLSKHPK, translated from the exons ATGGCGGAGAAAGACAATGACTTGCCAAGAGACGCCAGGGTTGTGAAGTCACTACTGAAATCAATGGGTGTTGAGGAGTATGAACCTCGTGTTATACACCAATTCTTAGAGCTGTGGAATCGATATGTAGTTGATGTATTGACAGATGCACAGGTCTACTCTGAGCATGCTGGCAAGGCTGCAATTGATTGTGATGATGTTAAGCTTGCAGTCCAGTCAAAAGTCAATTTCACCTTTTCACAGCCTCCTCCTCGAGAG GTCTTACTAGAATTGGCTAGAAGCAGGAACAAGATTCCATTACCAAAGACAATATCAGGTCTCGGAATTCCACTTCCTCCAGAACAGGACACGCTGATCAGCCCAAATTACCAACTTGCAATCCCGAGGAGGCAATCTGCTCAGGCAATGGAAGAAgccgaagaagatgaaagaagtGATGCCAATCCATCACAGGAGCAGAAAACAGATGTGCCACATAGTACGCCACAGAGAGTTTCATTTCCCCTCTCTAAACATCCCAAGTGA
- the LOC104414133 gene encoding probable E3 ubiquitin-protein ligase XERICO, which produces MGLSSFPVAAEGLLPLLVMNAALSVSHVKSTWRYLLDAIAGGVAASASAAAEAGTPRPLSRRRRRGGGGGGAARRRRRRRRVRVRRFETPAGSECGGSCCVCLCRFEAEEEVSELDCKHFFHRECLARWFDNGHRTCPLCRSVL; this is translated from the coding sequence ATGGGGCTGTCGAGCTTTCCGGTGGCGGCGGAAGGGCTACTGCCTCTGCTCGTGATGAACGCGGCCCTCTCGGTGTCGCACGTCAAGAGCACCTGGAGGTACCTCCTCGACGCCATCGCCGGCGGCGTCGCGGCCTCGGCCTCGGCCGCGGCGGAAGCCGGGACCCCGCGCCCCCtctcgcggcggcggcggcgagggggaggaggaggaggagcggcgcggaggaggaggaggaggaggagggtccGCGTCAGGCGGTTCGAGACGCCGGCGGGGAGCGAGTGCGGCGGCTCCTGCTGCGTGTGCCTGTGCCGGttcgaggcggaggaggaggtgaGCGAGCTCGACTGCAAGCATTTCTTCCACCGGGAGTGCCTCGCCAGGTGGTTCGACAACGGCCACCGGACCTGCCCTCTCTGTCGCTCCGTTCTCTGA
- the LOC104414132 gene encoding uncharacterized protein LOC104414132, which yields MLSGKSAKKMGNFSHSAGGTKHGGTRGIITTLIGIFFGFFLGLSFPLWSLNKFTLSSSLLPISDLSKHDNQQLRPLTQVSSENGCNSSSTEAPKVNDTSKILVQSKPRGAERLPPGIIAAESDFYLRRLFGDPKEDLTFKQRYLVTFTVGYNQRNNIDAVVKKFSENFTILLFHYDGRTTEWNEFEWAKRAIHVSVPKQTKWWYAKRFLHPDIVAPYEYIFIWDEDLGVEHFDAEEYLKLVRKHGLEISQPGLEPDRKLNWLMTKRINGSEVHKKVEERPGRCRDPHLPPCAAFVEIMAPVFTREAWRCIWYLLQNDLVHGWGFDLALRKCVEPAHEKIGVVDAQWIVHQSFPSLGNQGESRNGSAPWQGVRDRCGKEWAMFNSRLRDAEIAQERANGGP from the exons ATGCTTTCTGGGAAGAGTGCAAAGAAAATGGGGAACTTTTCACACAG TGCAGGCGGTACAAAGCACGGTGGAACGAGGGGTATAATAACAACTTTGATTGGAATCTTTTTCGGTTTCTTCTTAGGACTATCGTTTCCGTTGTGGTCATTAAATAAG TTTACCCTTTCATCCAGCCTTCTTCCCATCTCTGATCTTTCCAAACATGATAACCAACAATTGAGGCCCTTGACTCAAGTTTCTTCTGAGAATGGCTGCAACAGCAGCTCAACTGAAGCTCCGAAAGTGAACGACACTTCCAAG ATTTTGGTCCAATCAAAGCCAAGAGGTGCAGAAAGATTGCCACCGGGAATAATAGCTGCTGAATCAGATTTTTACTTGCGTAGATTGTTTGGAGACCCCAAAGAG GACTTGACTTTCAAACAGAGGTATCTGGTAACCTTCACTGTTGGTTATAACCAAAGAAATAATATTGATGCAGTAGTCAAAAAG TTTTCAGAGAACTTCACCATTCTTCTGTTTCATTACGACGGGCGAACAACAGAATGGAATGAGTTCGAGTGGGCCAAGCGAGCCATACATGTGAGTGTTCCAAAGCAGACAAAATG GTGGTACGCCAAGAGGTTCTTACATCCTGACATCGTGGCTCCTTACGAGTACATATTTATATGGGATGAAGACCTAGGAGTTGAGCATTTTGATGCAGAGGA GTATCTAAAATTGGTGAGGAAGCATGGCTTGGAGATATCACAGCCTGGCCTGGAACCTGACAGGAAGTTGAACTGGTTGATGACTAAAAGAATAAATGGTAGTGAAGTTCACAA GAAAGTAGAAGAACGACCAGGCAGATGTCGTGACCCACATCTGCCCCCATGTGCAGC GTTTGTTGAGATCATGGCTCCGGTTTTCACAAGAGAGGCATGGCGCTGCATATGGTATTTGCTTCAG AATGACTTGGTACATGGATGGGGTTTTGACCTTGCCCTGAGGAAATGTGTAGAG CCTGCGCATGAGAAGATAGGAGTAGTCGACGCTCAGTGGATCGTGCATCAGTCATTTCCTTCGTTGGGTAACCAG GGCGAATCACGAAATGGATCGGCTCCATGGCAAGGG GTGAGGGACAGATGCGGGAAAGAGTGGGCGATGTTCAACAGCCGATTGAGAGACGCCGAAATCGCTCAAGAACGGGCAAACGGCGGTCCGTGA